Proteins from a genomic interval of Micromonospora sp. NBC_00389:
- a CDS encoding LacI family DNA-binding transcriptional regulator, translating to MKRPTIADVARRAGVSKGAVSYALNGQPGVSEATRQRILAIAAEIGFSPSSAARALSAATAEAVGLALCRPARILGIEPFFMELISGVEAELSARSYALTLQVVADHDAEIAVYRRWWGERRVDGVLVCDLRTDDRRIPALEQLQLPAVVIGGPGGTGDLASLWSDDAAALTEAVEYLVALGHRRIARVGGLPDLRHTEIRTEAFAAVCQRLGLVDAVTVWSDYTGEEGGRATRRLLSSAQRPTAVIYDNDVMAIAGLSVAQEMGLTVPGDLSIVAWDDSPLCRLVHPPLTALGRDIPAYGAHAARQLLAVIAGQPATRVQDETPHLTPRGSTAPPRDR from the coding sequence GTGAAGCGGCCGACCATCGCCGACGTCGCCCGACGAGCCGGGGTGTCCAAGGGCGCCGTGTCGTACGCGCTGAACGGGCAGCCCGGCGTCTCCGAGGCCACCCGGCAGCGCATCCTGGCCATCGCCGCCGAGATCGGGTTCAGCCCGAGCAGCGCCGCCCGGGCCCTCTCCGCCGCCACCGCCGAGGCCGTCGGCCTGGCCCTGTGCCGGCCCGCCCGGATACTGGGCATCGAGCCGTTCTTCATGGAGCTGATCAGCGGCGTCGAGGCCGAACTCTCCGCCCGCTCGTACGCCCTGACCCTCCAGGTGGTGGCCGACCACGACGCCGAGATCGCGGTCTACCGACGCTGGTGGGGCGAGCGGCGGGTCGACGGCGTACTCGTCTGCGACCTGCGCACCGACGACCGCCGCATCCCCGCACTGGAGCAGCTCCAACTGCCGGCGGTGGTGATCGGCGGGCCGGGCGGCACCGGCGACCTGGCCAGCCTCTGGTCCGACGACGCGGCCGCCCTGACCGAGGCGGTGGAGTACCTGGTCGCGCTCGGGCACCGGCGGATCGCCCGGGTCGGCGGCCTGCCCGACCTGCGGCACACCGAGATCCGCACCGAGGCCTTCGCGGCGGTGTGCCAGCGGCTCGGCCTGGTCGACGCGGTCACCGTCTGGTCCGACTACACCGGCGAGGAGGGCGGACGGGCCACCCGCCGGCTGCTCAGCTCGGCCCAGCGGCCCACCGCGGTCATCTACGACAACGACGTGATGGCCATCGCCGGGCTCTCCGTCGCCCAGGAGATGGGGCTCACCGTGCCGGGTGACCTGTCCATCGTGGCCTGGGACGACTCGCCGCTCTGCCGGCTGGTGCACCCGCCGCTGACGGCGCTGGGCCGGGACATCCCGGCGTACGGCGCGCACGCCGCCCGGCAACTGCTCGCCGTCATCGCCGGACAGCCCGCGACCCGGGTGCAGGACGAGACCCCGCACCTCACCCCGCGCGGCAGCACCGCACCGCCCCGGGACAGGTGA